A window from Thunnus albacares chromosome 19, fThuAlb1.1, whole genome shotgun sequence encodes these proteins:
- the LOC122969789 gene encoding sclerostin domain-containing protein 1-like: MTRPASGFQLLAFLLLLGTSSSAVHNDATESVSTQLVHDTQDEPASEATNQARNGGRGLADAARNGPDQSQVGCRELRSTKYISDGQCTSINPIKELVCAGECLPAHLLPNWIGSGSYTGRYWSRREVQEWRCVIDRTRTQRIRLQCQDGSFRTYKITVVTSCKCKRYSRQQNDSGHKDTTVHSGKQRKNQRKAGLPEEQAGRQSDN, translated from the exons ATGACCCGTCCTGCCAGCGGATTCCAACTCCTCGCGTTCCTCTTGTTACTGGGCACGAGCAGCTCAGCTGTTCACAACGACGCCACAGAGTCAGTCAGTACTCAGCTTGTCCACGACACGCAGGACGAGCCGGCGAGTGAAGCCACGAACCAAGCGAGGAACGGCGGGAGAGGACTGGCTGACGCTGCGCGTAATG GCCCAGACCAGAGTCAGGTGGGCTGCAGGGAGCTGAGGTCCACAAAGTACATCTCTGATGGCCAATGCACCAGCATCAACCCCATTAAGGAGCTGGTGTGTGCTGGGGAGTGTCTGCCAGCCCACCTGTTGCCCAACTGGATCGGCAGTGGGAGTTACACAGGGAGGTATTGGAGCCGCCGCGAGGTCCAGGAGTGGCGCTGTGTCATTGACCGCACCCGGACCCAGCGGATCCGGCTGCAGTGCCAGGACGGCAGCTTCAGGACCTACAAGATAACTGTGGTGACCTCCTGCAAGTGCAAACGCTACTCCAGACAGCAGAATGACTCAGGACACAAGGACACAACTGTCCACAGTGGCAAACAGAGGAAAAATCAGAGGAAGGCTGGACTCCCTGAGGAGCAAGCTGGGAGGCAGTCTGACAACTAA